A region of uncultured Carboxylicivirga sp. DNA encodes the following proteins:
- a CDS encoding FecR family protein, translating to MKTDKQYNLPESDKDFLRSLPGLDVSFTKPKEDVWNQLSELISSEEENAPVIVKTLQPIKYLRIVYAAAAILVLMLASTAFMRFYTKSIICESGQHLTALLPDGSSIELNAGSSIKYHPYWWNQERHVHFEGEGFFKVEKGKSFEVFSSKGKTVVLGTSFNIYSRKDEYKVTCYTGKVRVISTASGESADILPNQQAIIQNNGNVISHTQQNTNNTILWRQGMFIFTATPINQVFEEIERQFGVSIKTNTKLSYNYSGNFSREQSIEDVMHTVCLALNLEYKKVNDGYLVSK from the coding sequence ATGAAAACAGACAAGCAATATAACCTACCAGAATCAGACAAGGACTTTTTAAGGTCTTTGCCAGGGCTTGATGTTTCATTTACAAAACCCAAAGAGGATGTGTGGAATCAACTGTCAGAATTGATATCTTCCGAAGAAGAGAATGCACCCGTTATTGTAAAAACGCTTCAACCCATAAAATATCTACGAATCGTTTACGCAGCAGCTGCCATTTTGGTCCTTATGCTGGCTTCAACAGCATTTATGCGTTTTTATACTAAATCAATTATCTGTGAATCCGGTCAGCATTTAACAGCATTGTTACCCGATGGATCAAGCATCGAATTAAATGCAGGATCCAGTATAAAATATCATCCCTATTGGTGGAATCAGGAACGACATGTTCATTTTGAAGGTGAAGGTTTTTTCAAGGTTGAAAAAGGTAAATCATTCGAAGTGTTTTCATCAAAAGGAAAAACTGTTGTACTTGGTACCAGTTTCAACATTTATTCGAGAAAAGATGAATATAAAGTCACCTGTTATACAGGTAAAGTGAGAGTAATAAGCACAGCAAGTGGTGAATCTGCTGACATTTTACCCAACCAGCAAGCCATCATACAAAACAACGGCAATGTAATTAGTCACACACAACAGAACACAAATAATACCATTTTGTGGAGGCAAGGAATGTTCATTTTTACCGCCACACCAATCAATCAGGTATTTGAAGAAATTGAACGTCAATTTGGTGTTTCAATTAAAACCAATACCAAACTAAGTTATAACTATTCGGGAAATTTCAGTAGGGAACAATCAATTGAAGATGTAATGCACACAGTATGTCTGGCATTAAATCTTGAGTACAAAAAAGTCAATGATGGTTACCTGGTGAGTAAATAA
- a CDS encoding sigma-70 family RNA polymerase sigma factor: MRREDFKILFDQHFDSLRKYLYYRCGDTELSTDIAQEAFLKLWEKKLNKPPDELIGLLYKIAKDGLISSLRRQTLEMKFTSKPADNGNSITPEEELRYKELQLNYEKALNEMPEIQRVVFLMSRNEELKYHEIAERLDLSVKAVEKRMKNALQFLRQSLTVK; the protein is encoded by the coding sequence TTGAGACGGGAAGATTTTAAAATTCTGTTTGATCAACATTTTGATTCGCTTCGAAAGTATTTATACTACCGATGTGGAGATACAGAATTATCTACAGACATTGCTCAGGAAGCCTTTCTTAAATTGTGGGAGAAAAAACTGAATAAACCACCAGATGAATTAATTGGTTTATTATACAAAATTGCAAAAGATGGTTTAATAAGCAGCTTACGAAGACAGACACTGGAAATGAAATTTACTTCAAAACCAGCAGATAATGGCAACAGTATCACACCAGAAGAGGAATTGAGATACAAAGAATTACAACTAAACTATGAGAAAGCTCTTAATGAAATGCCAGAAATACAACGAGTCGTTTTTTTAATGAGCCGAAATGAAGAACTTAAATATCACGAAATAGCAGAACGACTTGATTTAAGTGTCAAGGCAGTTGAGAAAAGGATGAAAAATGCCTTACAATTTTTAAGACAATCACTGACAGTAAAATGA
- a CDS encoding M3 family metallopeptidase: MKQILALALVASFVISGCKTNQKTETDMNPFFAKYNTKFNVPPFEEIKVEHFLPAFEKGMEQQKEEVEAIINNSEAPSFENTIVALDYTGNLLSEVSSVFFSLKSAHGTDSLLAVAPEILKRLSIHNDDINMNPALFKRVQEVYTQKNQLDLTTEQSILLEKTYKGFIRSGVNLKGEQAEQLRKINMRLSELSNQFNMNVLAETNAFKLVVDKKEDLAGLPESSIIAAAETAKAMDLEGKWVFTTQKPSMLPFLSYAQNRNLREKLYKGYYMRGNNDNGNDNKNILVELTNLRVEKANLLGYNSYADFVLEERMAKNADNVYELLEQLWDKAIPVAKKERAEMQKIIDREGSNFKLQSWDWWYYAEKVRQEKYNLDENEIRPYFELSNVRDGAFDLAGKLFGLQFEEIKGDFPKPHPDAQAFEVKEADGSHKGILYMDWHPRATKSQGAWCGAYRKQYSKNGENIPPVVTIVCNFTPAIGDKPALLSFDEVTTLFHEFGHSLHQLLSDCTYNMLSGTSVPRDFVELPSQIMENWAGEPEVMKQYAHHYKTGDVIPDELINKLKNSGHFNQGFATVEYLAAALLDMNYHTQTKVQEIDPVKFEEDYLKGIGLMPEIISRYKSTYFKHVFGGGYMAGYYSYIWSGVLDADAFEAFKETSLYDQNTANAYRENILEMGGTEDAMTMYKNFRGREPKIEALLRQRGLD, from the coding sequence ATGAAACAAATCTTAGCATTAGCTTTGGTCGCATCATTTGTTATAAGTGGATGCAAAACGAACCAAAAAACTGAAACGGATATGAATCCTTTTTTTGCCAAATACAATACCAAATTTAATGTACCTCCTTTTGAAGAAATAAAGGTTGAACACTTTCTTCCTGCTTTTGAAAAAGGAATGGAACAACAAAAAGAAGAGGTTGAAGCTATTATTAATAATAGTGAAGCACCCTCTTTTGAGAATACCATTGTAGCATTGGATTACACCGGTAATCTGTTAAGTGAAGTATCTTCCGTATTCTTCTCCTTAAAATCGGCACACGGAACAGATTCTCTTTTAGCCGTTGCTCCTGAAATTCTTAAAAGACTTAGTATTCATAATGATGACATTAATATGAATCCTGCTCTCTTTAAAAGGGTACAGGAAGTTTACACTCAAAAAAATCAACTTGACCTTACCACAGAGCAATCAATATTACTTGAAAAAACATATAAAGGCTTTATCCGTAGTGGGGTAAATCTTAAAGGAGAGCAAGCTGAACAACTTCGCAAAATAAATATGCGCCTGTCAGAATTGAGCAATCAATTTAACATGAATGTTTTGGCCGAAACAAACGCATTTAAATTAGTAGTTGACAAGAAAGAGGATTTGGCTGGATTACCTGAATCTTCAATTATTGCAGCTGCAGAAACAGCAAAAGCAATGGATTTAGAAGGAAAATGGGTTTTCACAACGCAAAAACCAAGTATGTTACCTTTCTTATCATATGCCCAAAACCGTAATTTAAGAGAAAAGCTATACAAAGGCTATTACATGAGAGGGAATAACGATAATGGTAATGATAACAAGAATATTTTGGTTGAATTAACCAATCTTCGTGTTGAAAAAGCCAACCTACTGGGTTACAACAGCTATGCCGATTTTGTTCTGGAAGAGCGTATGGCAAAAAATGCTGACAACGTTTATGAATTACTTGAGCAATTATGGGATAAAGCGATTCCGGTGGCTAAAAAAGAACGTGCAGAAATGCAGAAAATCATTGACCGCGAAGGAAGCAATTTCAAGCTTCAATCATGGGATTGGTGGTACTATGCTGAAAAAGTTCGTCAGGAAAAATACAACCTGGATGAAAATGAAATTCGTCCTTACTTTGAATTGAGCAACGTTCGTGATGGAGCATTCGATTTGGCAGGTAAATTATTTGGTCTGCAGTTTGAAGAGATCAAAGGGGATTTCCCAAAACCTCATCCCGATGCACAAGCCTTTGAAGTAAAAGAAGCAGATGGTTCGCATAAAGGAATTCTTTATATGGATTGGCACCCGAGAGCAACCAAAAGCCAGGGAGCATGGTGCGGAGCTTATCGTAAACAGTATAGTAAGAATGGTGAAAATATACCACCGGTAGTAACCATTGTTTGTAACTTTACACCTGCTATTGGTGATAAACCGGCACTTTTGAGTTTTGATGAAGTAACTACTTTATTTCATGAATTCGGACACAGTTTACATCAGCTTTTAAGTGACTGTACCTATAATATGTTATCTGGCACATCGGTACCTCGCGATTTTGTTGAACTTCCATCTCAAATAATGGAAAACTGGGCAGGCGAACCTGAGGTAATGAAGCAATATGCACACCATTATAAAACCGGTGATGTTATCCCTGATGAATTAATCAACAAACTGAAAAACAGTGGTCATTTTAACCAAGGATTTGCAACGGTTGAATATCTGGCAGCTGCCTTACTGGATATGAATTATCACACCCAAACTAAAGTTCAGGAAATTGATCCGGTAAAATTTGAAGAAGATTATTTGAAGGGCATTGGCTTAATGCCGGAAATAATTTCACGCTATAAATCAACCTATTTCAAACATGTTTTTGGAGGTGGATACATGGCAGGATACTATAGTTATATATGGTCGGGTGTATTGGACGCAGATGCCTTTGAAGCTTTTAAAGAAACAAGTCTTTACGATCAAAATACAGCCAACGCCTATCGTGAAAACATTCTTGAAATGGGTGGAACAGAAGATGCAATGACAATGTATAAGAATTTCCGCGGACGTGAACCTAAAATAGAAGCTCTTCTTCGTCAAAGAGGTTTAGATTAA
- the lipA gene encoding lipoyl synthase, which yields MVKIKSRVSKPDWLKIQLPNTADYNWMHKTIRDNKLHTICTSGKCPNAAECWGNGTATFMILGDICTRACKFCNVKTGKPNPVDLKEPLRIARSIQIMKLKHAVITSVDRDDLEDGGAEIWAATIRKTKELNPNTTMEVLIPDFNGLHHLVQTVMDAQPEVISHNLETVRRLTPVIRTKAKYDISLRTLKYVADAGMVAKSGIMLGLGEKEEEVYETMDDLLSVGVKVMTIGQYLQPTQNHLPVAEYITPEQFKKYEQVGLEKGFKYVESGPLVRSSYHADKHINALK from the coding sequence ATGGTGAAAATAAAAAGCAGGGTATCCAAACCTGATTGGCTAAAAATTCAATTGCCGAACACAGCGGATTATAATTGGATGCATAAAACCATACGAGATAATAAATTACATACGATTTGTACGAGTGGTAAATGTCCTAATGCTGCAGAGTGTTGGGGTAACGGAACTGCTACTTTTATGATTCTCGGAGACATCTGTACGCGTGCATGTAAATTCTGTAATGTAAAAACCGGGAAACCAAATCCGGTTGATTTGAAAGAACCTCTCAGAATAGCAAGATCTATACAGATAATGAAATTAAAGCATGCAGTAATAACTTCAGTTGACAGGGATGACTTGGAAGATGGAGGAGCTGAAATATGGGCAGCCACCATTAGAAAAACAAAAGAGCTTAATCCAAATACAACAATGGAAGTTTTAATTCCAGATTTTAATGGTTTACATCATTTAGTTCAAACTGTTATGGATGCTCAGCCTGAAGTTATCTCTCATAATCTTGAGACAGTAAGGAGATTGACCCCTGTAATACGAACTAAAGCTAAATACGACATTAGTTTACGAACTTTAAAATATGTTGCCGACGCAGGTATGGTTGCTAAATCCGGTATTATGCTTGGATTAGGCGAAAAGGAGGAAGAAGTGTATGAAACTATGGATGATCTTCTGTCGGTAGGAGTAAAAGTAATGACGATCGGGCAGTATCTTCAACCGACTCAAAACCACTTACCTGTTGCAGAATATATAACGCCTGAACAGTTTAAGAAATATGAGCAGGTGGGTTTGGAAAAAGGATTTAAATATGTTGAAAGTGGCCCATTGGTTCGATCATCTTATCATGCTGATAAACACATTAATGCATTAAAATAA
- the lipB gene encoding lipoyl(octanoyl) transferase LipB, with protein sequence MNPAITIFEDLGISDYKKVWDYQEELFAKVVDTKLYNRENLNVLKEVVNHLLFVEHPHVYTLGKSGVQNNLLINEQFLKQINATFYKINRGGDITYHGPGQIVGYPIFDLEMMELQVKSYIHNLEESIIETVAEYGIEGERLEGATGVWLDTKVPGKARKICAIGVKASRYVSMHGFALNVNTDLNYFNHINPCGFVDKGVTSLQKELDRSLDIVEVKDILLKKISKIFNLELRK encoded by the coding sequence ATGAATCCCGCCATTACTATTTTTGAAGATTTAGGAATCAGTGATTATAAAAAAGTCTGGGATTACCAGGAGGAGCTTTTTGCAAAAGTAGTTGATACAAAATTGTATAATCGTGAAAATCTAAATGTATTAAAAGAAGTAGTTAATCATTTATTGTTTGTTGAGCATCCTCATGTTTATACATTGGGCAAAAGTGGTGTTCAGAATAATTTGTTGATTAATGAGCAATTCCTGAAGCAGATAAATGCAACTTTTTATAAGATTAACAGAGGGGGCGATATCACTTATCATGGACCCGGTCAAATCGTTGGTTATCCAATCTTCGATTTAGAAATGATGGAGCTACAAGTGAAGAGTTATATTCATAATCTTGAAGAAAGCATAATTGAAACTGTTGCAGAGTATGGTATTGAGGGTGAACGATTGGAAGGCGCTACCGGAGTGTGGCTGGATACAAAAGTTCCTGGAAAAGCTAGAAAAATTTGTGCTATTGGTGTAAAAGCCAGTCGTTATGTTTCGATGCACGGATTTGCACTCAATGTAAATACAGATCTAAACTATTTCAATCATATTAATCCATGTGGTTTTGTTGATAAGGGTGTAACATCCCTTCAGAAAGAATTGGATAGAAGTTTGGATATAGTTGAAGTAAAAGATATACTGTTGAAAAAAATATCAAAAATATTTAATCTTGAATTAAGGAAGTGA
- the recJ gene encoding single-stranded-DNA-specific exonuclease RecJ — MEKRWSIKPESDPEMVNHLAEVLNINHVLANLLVQRGVTNYDEAKAFFRPKLTDLHNPFLMKDMEKAVHRINKAFDQHEDIMIYGDYDVDGTTSVALVYSFLKVHYEKLQFYIPNRYEEGYGISYKGIDFAAEQGITLVIALDCGIKAVEKVAYAKEKGIDFIICDHHTPGDELPSAAACLDPKRSDCHYPDKNLSGCGVGFKLMQAFCRFNDFKESQLYDLIDLVAVSIASDIVPIIGENRILAYYGLQKLNSSPGIGLKSIIKIAGMEGREITISDIVFKIGPRINAAGRIDAGSDAVELLVCDQENEHLVKEMSENIDASNETRKDLDRSITIEAHELIANNEELLNKKSTILFNANWHKGVIGIVASRLTESFYRPTIILTESKGFATGSARSVEGFDLYKAIESCSDLLENFGGHMYAAGLTLKIENIPLFKERFEQYVEDNIQPEQLVPQIDVDSLLHLKDITPKFNRILKQFRPFGPGNMKPVFVTRNVFDYGTSKAVGKDKDHLKLELIEEHSAAIKQGIAFSMGNALKKIKENSAFDICYTVEENFYNGITTLQVMLKDIKFQDRG, encoded by the coding sequence ATGGAAAAAAGGTGGAGCATAAAACCCGAGAGTGACCCAGAAATGGTTAATCACTTAGCCGAGGTTCTCAATATAAATCATGTGTTGGCCAATCTCTTGGTGCAGCGAGGGGTGACAAACTATGATGAAGCCAAGGCATTTTTTCGCCCGAAACTTACTGATTTGCACAATCCATTTCTAATGAAGGATATGGAAAAAGCTGTGCACCGAATAAATAAAGCATTTGATCAACATGAAGATATCATGATCTATGGAGATTATGATGTAGATGGAACAACCAGTGTTGCTTTGGTTTATTCATTTCTTAAAGTACATTACGAAAAATTGCAGTTTTATATTCCTAATCGTTATGAAGAGGGGTATGGAATTTCTTATAAAGGAATAGATTTTGCTGCAGAACAGGGAATTACGTTGGTAATTGCTCTCGACTGTGGTATTAAGGCGGTTGAGAAAGTTGCTTATGCTAAAGAAAAAGGAATAGATTTTATTATATGTGATCATCATACGCCCGGTGATGAATTGCCAAGTGCGGCAGCTTGTCTGGATCCAAAACGTAGTGATTGTCATTACCCTGATAAAAACCTTTCAGGTTGTGGGGTAGGCTTTAAACTGATGCAGGCGTTTTGTCGTTTTAATGATTTTAAGGAGTCTCAGCTTTATGATTTAATTGACTTGGTAGCTGTTAGTATTGCATCGGATATTGTTCCTATTATCGGCGAAAACAGAATTCTGGCATATTATGGGTTACAAAAACTGAATTCCAGTCCAGGTATTGGTCTTAAATCTATTATTAAGATTGCCGGAATGGAAGGTAGAGAAATCACCATCAGCGATATAGTCTTTAAGATAGGACCACGGATAAATGCTGCAGGAAGGATTGATGCCGGAAGTGATGCAGTTGAATTATTGGTGTGCGATCAGGAGAATGAACATCTGGTTAAAGAGATGAGTGAAAACATTGATGCCAGTAATGAAACCCGCAAAGATCTTGATCGAAGTATAACAATTGAGGCTCACGAATTAATTGCTAATAACGAAGAGCTTTTAAATAAGAAATCAACCATATTATTTAATGCTAACTGGCATAAGGGAGTTATTGGAATTGTGGCTTCAAGGCTTACAGAATCCTTTTATCGACCTACCATTATCTTGACAGAATCAAAAGGTTTTGCAACAGGAAGCGCCCGATCCGTTGAGGGTTTTGATTTATATAAAGCAATTGAGTCATGTAGTGATTTACTTGAGAATTTTGGGGGACACATGTATGCTGCCGGCTTAACCTTAAAAATTGAGAATATTCCATTATTTAAGGAACGGTTTGAACAATATGTTGAGGATAATATACAGCCCGAACAGTTAGTGCCGCAAATTGACGTTGATTCTCTTTTGCATTTAAAAGATATTACACCAAAGTTTAATCGTATTTTAAAGCAATTCAGGCCTTTCGGTCCTGGTAATATGAAACCGGTTTTTGTTACACGAAATGTTTTTGATTACGGAACCAGTAAAGCGGTAGGTAAGGATAAAGATCATTTAAAGCTTGAATTAATAGAAGAGCATTCTGCAGCTATCAAACAAGGTATTGCCTTTTCGATGGGTAATGCCTTAAAAAAGATTAAAGAAAACAGTGCTTTTGATATTTGTTATACGGTAGAAGAAAATTTCTATAATGGTATTACCACTCTTCAGGTAATGTTAAAGGATATAAAATTCCAGGATCGAGGTTAA
- the mobC gene encoding plasmid mobilization relaxosome protein MobC, whose product MIKKGGRPRLNPSKKKKYKVDVKMSTEDYYTLKSKASNASMTISEYMRQCIHSSSIRERMNPEHQKLIRQLCGMANNLNQIARKANAQGYENSREEYLHLAHRIDHLLNQL is encoded by the coding sequence ATGATTAAGAAAGGTGGTCGCCCAAGGTTAAATCCTTCTAAAAAGAAGAAATACAAGGTGGATGTAAAAATGTCTACGGAAGATTACTATACCTTAAAGTCAAAAGCCTCCAACGCAAGTATGACCATTAGTGAATACATGCGCCAGTGCATTCATTCCAGTTCTATACGAGAGAGAATGAATCCGGAACACCAAAAACTTATCCGTCAACTATGCGGAATGGCCAATAATCTGAACCAAATTGCCAGAAAAGCCAATGCGCAGGGATATGAGAATTCAAGAGAAGAGTACCTCCATCTGGCCCACCGAATTGATCATCTTCTAAACCAACTATAA
- a CDS encoding relaxase/mobilization nuclease domain-containing protein yields MIAKIVKGQGFRGVVNYVLDEKKGTELLCSDGIRTKDHESIIRSFLSQAELNNRVSKPVYHISLDFSVNDKAKLTNDVMVEIARTYIKQMKLEGTQFLIARHYDKEHPHIHLILNRVNFDGKTISDKNDRVRSEKVCKELTAQYHLYFAKGKEKVNVHRLKEPDKTRYKIYEALKETIPECKNWGELEQKLQQQGITINYKYKGKTNEIQGILFRKNDLIFSGSKVDRQFSYSKIDYQLHCYSHKHSNSLREPLDKNSFSTLRTGMQLLKTDLTDCNQRSERERRQQIRIKSKKRNPGLKL; encoded by the coding sequence ATGATTGCAAAAATTGTTAAAGGACAAGGATTCAGAGGAGTTGTCAATTACGTACTTGATGAAAAGAAGGGAACTGAACTATTGTGTAGTGACGGCATTCGAACTAAGGATCATGAATCGATAATTAGAAGTTTCTTAAGTCAAGCAGAACTGAATAATAGAGTAAGCAAACCGGTTTATCATATCTCACTTGATTTTTCGGTCAACGATAAAGCTAAACTTACAAATGACGTAATGGTGGAAATTGCTAGAACTTATATAAAGCAAATGAAATTGGAAGGTACCCAGTTTCTAATAGCCAGGCATTATGACAAAGAACATCCTCACATACATTTAATTTTAAATCGGGTAAATTTTGATGGGAAAACTATATCTGATAAAAATGACAGGGTAAGAAGTGAAAAAGTATGCAAGGAGCTGACTGCTCAGTATCATCTTTATTTTGCAAAAGGTAAGGAGAAGGTTAATGTACACCGGCTGAAAGAACCTGATAAAACCCGATACAAAATCTATGAAGCCCTAAAAGAAACTATTCCTGAATGTAAAAACTGGGGAGAATTAGAGCAGAAACTGCAACAGCAGGGAATTACTATCAACTATAAATACAAAGGAAAAACCAATGAAATACAGGGGATATTGTTCAGAAAGAATGACCTGATTTTTAGCGGTTCTAAAGTGGATCGTCAGTTTAGTTATTCAAAGATAGATTATCAGCTCCACTGTTATTCACACAAACATTCTAACTCATTAAGAGAACCTCTTGATAAAAATTCATTCAGTACTCTTCGAACAGGAATGCAATTATTAAAAACTGATCTCACCGATTGTAATCAGAGATCTGAGCGAGAAAGAAGACAACAAATCAGAATTAAAAGTAAGAAACGAAATCCTGGTCTTAAACTTTAA